A window of Pseudochaenichthys georgianus chromosome 11, fPseGeo1.2, whole genome shotgun sequence genomic DNA:
GAATCTTTGGGGTCATTTGAAATATACAGGAAAAAATAACGTAATTGTGCCAGTATTTTTAGAATATAGTTTCCAATATTTCTATGACCTTTTTGATGCAGTTGGAAAACGGAGGTGGAAATGGCTGCTTGTAATCGGGAATATTTCTGGAATACACTGTTATTAACAATGTGAACagcttatatttgtatttttggaAAAAGGGCAAAAACAtgattgtgtgcatgtaaaagtATTCAATTTGCATAACACCAAACACACCTACAGTATCACCATAAGAGGCGGCAAAGAGATCAAAATCGAGATCTTTGTGATTATAACGTTGGGGCTCACTACTTTAAAggtattgtgcaaaatccacttttcatttattttctacatcaacacgtgtccccatggtggaaagagattctgaaagtttcaggaacaaagaccccctctctttttgtcctgatccatttatataaaaacctctctgaaaatgagctgattagattttggccactttatgatgtcataacgattatcacctgaatctcctagagcaccattgtgttctttttaaccaaatatctctcagagaggcgtggggaggggctccttattttcatttaaagtaacggacagagaatcagcacttttgaaacagggctgaaacagaggggattatgggatgcaatgatctgtttggtatttggagccaaacacttcagaaacatgtttgtatatatctgagacctaatatattgatgaaaaacagcataataggggacatttaataaatgcttttgtgttccTCTCTTCTCTCACAGCCAATCCGGAGAGCTTCGCCCTGTACTTCATGATGGGCGTGTGTCTGGGCCTCCTCATGGCGCTGTGCCTCCTGGTATCCGCCATCGCCTGCAGAACACGCCGCCACCGCAGGGCTCCCCCCTCCCCAGAGAGGAGGAAGCTGAAGGACTCCAGCTCGGAGGAAGATGAggacgaggaggatgaggagggggGCGTTgatgaggaagatgaggaggcgACGCAAATCCCTAAAGTGACCCTGGGGCCCCTGGGTGACGGCAGCTCTAACGGGACTCTGAGGAGCGTCAACGTGTTTGCGTCCGCCGAGGAGCTGGAGAAGGCGCGCCGTCTGGAGGAGAGGGAGCGAATCGTCAGGGAGATCTGGAGGAACGGACAGCCGGACATCCTGGTCACGGGGACGGGGACCATCGGACGGGTGCACTACCACTAACACACGCTTTGACTGTGATATGCTCCCTGACTGCAGAAGGCAGAAGAGACTTTTGGATCTGTGTGGCCGGCCATGTTCAAAATGAAAATAAGAGACTGTGTAAAATGGTAGGGGTGGTGAACCTTATATTTGCCCTCCGCAGGGTCATTATTGGTGGAACACTCCTATTCCTATATGGTGGAACACTCCTATTCATTGACAACAAATTGATATCTTGTCACAAGAGTCAATATTTTTAACTGAACTTCTAATGTGAACCACAAATGTAAATATTGATAAAACGTACTAAGATACAGAGACAGGACTGTTGTATTCTGCTTAAGTGAAACAATTTCAAGTTACATTACAACTATAAcaagttaaaaaataaaaaataaggaCAACAGcaataaaagaaaagaaaaatatccTAACTCTTTTCTGCCCTAAAAACATTCGTACAATGCTTAATTAAATAAGACATTATGAAAAAATGAAATAATCAtatgaataaatacagtaaaTAAATGCACTAAAATCATGATGTCATTCAAAATACaatactttatttaaatgtaatttcatCTATGGCctttttgagaaaaaaataagaACTTTTCTTAAATTAAAAAACTGCTGGAATAAAATAACAATTCCAATCAATTGATTTATCAAATAAGGTGATATAATGTTGAGCTGAGTTTCATTGCAAAAGCTGAATTACTTCACTATTTTAAAAAGGGTTATATATTGTCTCTTTTTATTCACGTGATTATTATAAGTCTCATTCTGTAATTTAATAttgaaaacatattttctcaaTATATGTTGTATTATATCGCCTGTGACAACAGATTTAGTTTGCAGCATATTTGGCTTCATCTGTATTCTACCATGTCTTTGCAATGTGAATAATTAAAAGTTGAACCACTTTTACAATCAACAAAAGCACATATATGTATCAATAGATGTAGCAATGTCCATCTGTGATTATTTGAAAGTCAATCATACATTCAATTTCTTTCTGGCAATTGTAAGAAAAAGTAAACACTCAAGATGATTGGTTGTGTCTCCTAGTAAATTGAATATGTTTTTTTGTCTGTACTAATTGATGTGCTAATGGTTTTTGACAAATCCAAAATGCATTTTTAATTCCTAGCTTGATTAGCCTGACTTACAATCCAAAAACCTACAAAGATTGACTTAAATCAAAGATAATAACTTAAATAATGAATCACTTAAGACTATTTTTCAATAATAAACATTTTAGCAATTTGAACGCATTAAGTGATATGGTAGCTACATTTTAAAGACCACAATTTCTTATTCTTATGAGACATTTTCAAGCTAGAAGACAGTAATTAATTGCAGCCCTGGTGTAAGTGCTTCATAGTGGGCACATGTTAGCAGAGGATCTTCCCACAGAAAGAGACCTTGCAGTTTTTTTTCCCAGCCTTTAATTTGACTTGTGTCTCTGACCCCATCACTTCctgtgttccccccccccccctccctcccagcGTCAGCTAcaacactgcagctctctctgggAACACGACTATGAAAGAGCCATTCACCTCAGCCCTACTGTAGATATTACCAATGCACAGCgatgtgcccccccccctcagaaGAAGAGTCTATTTCCTGTTGGCTGAAATGTTCCTCCACGGCCTCTGAAAAGGCTCAGTACTGCAGCAGCGTGTGTCACGTGTCGGTAAGTAGCACTGAATGAAATTGTTTTAGGATTTCCAGAGGGAATTTTTTTTCAATACTGACTAAAGGAGACAACTGATGGTGTCTGATGGTGCGATCAACCTCGGACACATGTCTTATTCACACTTGTTTAGGCCCCTCCTACTTGTTTGTTGTTCCACTTTGAAGAGATTTGCTCATTAGCTGATGACACGTTTCAAACACCACTGCATTAAACAAGACCATGTCACAGGCTGAAAGCAGAGGACAGTGGTATCAAGATATTTAACTAAGTCTTGAAGacttatatttaaataaatgcctGTGATGTCCCTATAGGGGAGTAACACCATGGTGATTGAGCTAATGGTCCACTGATAACAGCCTTTGCTTTTGCAGTAGGACTCTGTGTCTGGTTCCTGGAAACAATCACAATGAAGACATTGGATTTTTAGAATaggagttaaaaaaaaaaaacacatgtaaTTAGTGCCTAAAGCAATGAGTGGATAGTACATTCTACATCACGCGTACTGCTAAAGAGAGTATGGTACCCCAAACCAACACCAGAGAGGGCTGTCACACtcatttctctctccattggtaGATCTCAACAAGTATCACACTCACAGCATTGCCCTGAATCAAAGAAAGATTTATTGAAAATTAAAAGACAAAGTACTCCAAAGCTCTTGAGAACAGTACAAAAGTTTTCGGcttcagattgaacaaaaacaaagacCTACAGTTGTGTTTGGTACATGCAGCATGTACAGTGAGATTCACAGGACGACTTCTGCTAGTTCGCGGCAACTCTTCTTAAAAATATACACTTCCATCAACACCTTCGACACAATCCTTTTagggtttctctttcctttatcAGCTCAAACTGCTCTTTTTCGTTTTGTGGAAGGATTTAAGGTTGTGTTTGTTtcgtttttttaaaagaaccaTTTCCTGATTATATTTTACCTCCATTAGATGTTGGAGGTTACAATAATGTAGGTCTAATAATAGAATAGAATTATTCTATACAGCATTTTGTAAAGCTATGACATTTTAAATTATTCATCTAAACAAAAAGGTAGCCACTTACTAAATTAACTTGACAGTCTGAAACCTTTATATTTATCTGTCTAAAGCAAAATCAGAAGATGTTGGTGCCAAATTCTTTagaatttgttgtttttttttaaactgaaaacacTCAGAATGAATGAGAATATActgaaccacacacacatacaaatgtCTTCACTTCCTAATGAGAAATACAGCTAAAGTGGCACTATATGAAAACGCTTGGAGAGTATAAGTGACAAACATCAACCGTTCATtaaagatatttgacctttcctGTCTGAAACGTGACGGCGGTGAGCCCTGAGcccacttctgattggtcccGAGGAGCGCGGTATGAATCATGCAGTAACATCAAAAATGTATCACGGCCCCAACAACATAAACATGGAAATCATCTATAACCTCCCTACACTGATGGGCAGCTACCTCCTATAGCTGGATTACACAAgtaataatatttattttctAAGGCACACATTTTTTACTTTGTCATGTCTTCAgagaatatttttttaaaaagatacaatgaaaccagctgcagaaCAAAAAATCActtgacatttaaaaaacaaaacgctcTGAAATGAAGGTGCTCTTCATTCCAAAGACTCTTCACTTTAACTGTGAGAAGGCTCAACTTACTGAACACATTTATAACCATTAAATGTGATGatgtgggagggggggggggtatccCCTTCACCATCACTGTAACCGTCCCCACACCTATATGTAGCTGGTGATGGGTCGAGTGGTTCTACTGCTTCGGGGCGGGGGCTTCTCCGGCGTTCTTGGTTTCTTTACGGATGACCGGCTGGCTTTCCATGCCGTCGTCGGCTAGCTCCGCCCCCTCTCCCCCGCCCTGGAACATGTCGTGTGTCCACTTCGGGCTGCTGCCCCCCTTACGGTAGACAAAGCGCCCCCGGCGTGTGGGGAAGGCCCCCCTGCCCCTCCCACGGGAGTCCACCCAGGTCTTCTCGCCATCACGGTCGTCGTGCTGGAAGGAGAAACAGGTGGGGTTAAAGGTCAACCAGAAgtccttcacacagcagggttaCTAAAGAGCaactgttcctccatgttttacAGTTAGGCTCAGACTGTTTTGAAAGTATCTGATCATTATGGAAATGACCCTTCAGTGATTTcaactgtttttcctttctctttgttAATGTCTCTCCAAGTCTCGCTCAGGGTTCTGAAATCTCGCGAGAGGTGACTTGTGGCCAGAAGGCAAGGCTGTAAACGTGATTGAGAGCTAGAGAGGATAGTGTTAGtatcacaaacatttgtattagCATGGCTGAATATTTAGCCAGCTGCATGAATGTAAATCTCCCCCGTCTACACATCTCTAAATAGAAGGATTGCTTGCAGTGCTTCAATACTGTACAATTGTTGCCCACATTTGTCACTTAGAGGGTAGCAGGTTTGTTCTGCTGTGAAGCAAACCATTCTTCTTGAAGCTTTTCTTTATCACGCTTTCATCAGATACTTTCCAATAAAATGTTGTTCAAATAATCCATATTTTGTCAGACAGCGTCTAATCAATCATGGTTAGATGATTACAATGAAAACAAATCAAATGCAAATATGACCTGAATTTTTAAGTATGCCAttatacataaaaacaaaacattccaTCCTTTTGTAAAAATAAAGTGTTCTACCACGAGTATGAAAGCATCTGCATGATGTAAACCTCACCACCTGTACGCCTGGGCTGTGACTTTTTCCTACTAGTCTGCTTAGTTAGAATAAACCGTGGGCCGAGTCAAATCAAAACGTAATTATTTgtgggaagaaaaaaaaaatccttggTTTTTGTGTCATAATAAAGTCCTCCAAAATGAGGATGATGGGCTTGTTTCACAGGAACATGACTTTGATGTTAGTAGTTACTAACATCACTAAAATGGGCTCTGTGCCGCATGCACACACAACAGAGGGTAAACATGCAGCAGGTACATGTCTTAAGTCAAGGTATTATTTAATTGTATCATAATTCAATTCTACTGTGATGCCTTCAGTGTTAAAAGCCCTATGTTTTTAGGTGCATCACTAAATCATCAGCACGAGAGGCTCACCAGGTAAT
This region includes:
- the eva1bb gene encoding eva-1 homolog Bb, whose amino-acid sequence is MEPIKKDMELLSNSMATYAHIKANPESFALYFMMGVCLGLLMALCLLVSAIACRTRRHRRAPPSPERRKLKDSSSEEDEDEEDEEGGVDEEDEEATQIPKVTLGPLGDGSSNGTLRSVNVFASAEELEKARRLEERERIVREIWRNGQPDILVTGTGTIGRVHYH